The genome window TATATCAGTCATCAATAGTCTATAAACAATGTTGCTGTCACTGAAACCTCGTAACAGATCAAATGTCACCGGAGATTCGCTTCTTGTGAGGCTTGTATTTCGAGTGGGAGGGAGGAGAAGGAGAAAGTTCAGTTGGTAGCTGGGGAGGTTCTAAATCCCCAGAAAGCATCCCCACAACTTCTTTCATTGATGGCCTCCTAGCTGGCGACTTCTGCAGGCAATGCAGGGCAACAGTGATGCATAGAAGAGCTTGTTCTTGATTAACTAACTCCAGTGATTGATCAACCAGATCAAGAAGCTTCCCTGCTCGGGCAAGGTGGCGAGACCAGGACAGGAGATTGGCACGTCGAAACTCAGACAATGGTGAACTTGTGACCTGGAGAGGCCGACGCCCAGCAATAAGAACTAACAGCACTACTCCATAGCTATAGACATCACACTTTTCAGATAGGTCTCCACAAACTCCATACTCGGGTGCAACGTAGCAGACAGTGCCTCTCAGACTAGGCGTGCTGCTGACACCACTCTTGGCTATCTCCCCACTGCCCGAATCGAAGCTGTTTCTTCGAGCTCTCCATAGCTCGCTGCTAACTCCATCCAACCACCAATCAATGCTGCTCTTACTACTCCTCCTGCTCCTGCTCCTACTCATTTTCTTGTTCTTCCTATCGCCATACAATTCGTCGTCCCTTGCCCAGTAATCACTGTGACAATCATCACTTGTGGAACCCTTTTTCTTCCTTGCAAGCTCCTCACAGTATTCCTCCTTCCACCATTCCCTTGCTGGTCTTCTTTGCTCCTGTTTTGCAGTCTTGTCATCATCCAGAGACACCCACCAATCAAACCGTTTCTgcttcttcttattcttcttcttcttcttctcagtTTTCCCTTCCACCCCTGCACTGGATGAGGCCCCTATCCACTCACTTGTAGGCCTCTCCTCCTTGATCTCATTCCCAATCCATTCCATTACATAATCCTTCACAGGACCTGATTCTGCCTCAACAATGTCTTGTTTCCACCACCAATCattccctttcttcttcttctttaccccACTCTTCTTATCAGAAATTTTCCCACTTTCTACACTAAACCTATCAAAATTCCCCTCCGAAACACTCGTCTTGTCAAATCCCTCAGATGGTGAGGCCATAGCTGCCACTGTTTCAGGTGAAACCACTGGAGTCTCAGGCAACTGATCCAATCCTCCATGAAACTCCTCAATTACCGATCCATTATTATCTTCCACTAAAGTTTGCTCCTTTTTCACCTCAATTTCAACGCGATCCTCTGTTTTTACCTTCGCCAATCCAAAATCTCCaatttttgcattaaaattaGTATCTAACAACACATTACTGGGCTTAATATCCCCATGGATCACCGGAGGGTCACAAAAATGATGCAAATATTCTAGCCCTTTAGCTATATCAAGAGCAATTGAAAATCTACTTTCCCAATTCTTTAACTCGCTACACTTACGGTGCAACAGACAATCTTGTAGGCTTCCGTTGGCCATGAGTTCATACACCATCATCATCCGACGTCCTCTCCGGTGGTCGGAGGAGAAGCCGACGACGGAGACGATGTACTTGGAATCcatttttccggcgaaaaacaGCTCGTTCTGAAATTCACGTTCTCCTTGGAGAGAACCCGAATCCATGACCTTGACGGCAACGGGAAGATCAGACTTTGAGCCCGGGATTTTCAGAGTCCCACTGTAGACCGAGCCAAAGCCGCCTTGACCGAGGCGGAGAGAAGGGTCCAACTTTGACGTGGCACGGCGGAGGACAGAGTAAGAGAAGCGGTAAGGAGGCctggaatcggaatcggaatctGTCTTGAGGGAAATTTTCCGAAAGCAGAGAGCGAAAAGGATCAAAAGGGaagctgcggcggcggcggcagctATCCCTCCGGCGAGAGGTGCGGTGAGGTTGTGAGTATGGCGGTGGACGAGTGGCGGCGGTGCCCACAGAAGCGGCGACGAAGGCAGGTCACGCGATGGCATGATGAGAGTATGAAGAATCAAACAGTAACAGCAATAGGTACAGTGATAGTGATAAAATGTTGATTTAATGAAAGAAAACGCAGCATCACTCCACTCACCCTTCGTTTACTACTGCTAAAACTGCTAATCACTAATGGGTGGTGATGCAGAAACACGCTTCCatctcctcctccttcttcaTGGCATTTAgggaatttaattttaatttgtgcaGATCAGATATCATATGATTGCCAGTGTATCTGTCTTTTGTTGTTTTCCAGTTTTCAACATTGTATCAACAAGTCCTGCTGGACTTGGtcaataactatttcattttttatccttttttatttatgtataaatttaTACTGTCCTAACCAGCAAAGGATCATAAAGAAATAGGTTACTCATCGTTgactaattcaattcaagaaTATAAGACACCAAGGCATAACTTTACAAGGAGTAGAACTTGAAACATTGTTGTGGCTATTAAGTCGAACTTGAAACTTTgtgattattaagtcaattGTTTGACTAACTTAATTAGGGTTGCATAATCTTATGTGATTCACTTGAAATATGTAAGGGCATCCTCAATAGTGAAGcgcaaaaagaaaagaaaagaaaagagaagaaaaacaaacaaacaaactaagCTATTAATGCGCCAATCAGCCCATGCACTGCATGTGTCCGGCTGAGCGCTGCCTGTGCAAAAAATGTGTGCCTTTGTgcctttattttttgtttctctcTCCTACGAGTCCCACAAAAAATCAAGATCTTGTAAGGAGACCTTGACCTTCTCTCTCTGTCTTCTCTCTCTTCCACATGGCAAAAATGATGCAAAAATCaaccaaaaacaaattattgtgaatgttctaaattaaaatgtaatatatctTTTTCAAATATACAACTAAACATatctttcaattaataaatacacCACTAAATTGTCATACTTATAAATGACAAGATTCGATCTACTAAGACTTTAGGGATTAGTTGgattagttaattttataaacaaagAGGTTGCGTGCGCAACCAGGCAtgcaaataaattattattttggaacaacctcaaccaaattaGTTGAACTATTAGTTCAATgacattttaaatttgactaaagtacattgaaattatttattgaccttcttgatttaGACTTTTcgtcataataaaaaaaaatttaattaaaataaagactatatatatgacacaaatttaatttaatgggATAGTTGGATGGGtagtaggttttttttttttcatttggcaattaattatatattaggtGAATACAAAACCAACTTAcctcatttctttaatttggtttgACTATTGCATATAGTGACACCTTTTCTCCACCGGTTTTCTTattttataatcaaaataacctaattttcattttgctttattttagTGGGAACAGAATTTTGTATTTGTTAATGATGCTTGTCTTTTTCAATTCTCACCAAAGCAGTTTTCGTAAAACATACATTAAATCCCAGGGcctttttcatttgttttgttattatgtATGTACTAGGTTATACATGTTGGATTCTAACATTATTTATCAGTTTAATTGCGAAATTAAGGAATCATTCACGAATCTTCTCTTTCAAAAACTTGATTAAGGTTATATAAACTaatgattaaaattaaataagcgcgactaaagaaagaaataaaataggttcttcaaaaattttaaaatatggatgaatcaTTGAAGTCTATCTTTGTTCCACTTACCTGATAAAGTCGGCATCCGTTGTGGTACTTTGACGTACTCCAGTTACATAATAAACTCATCATCTATTATGGTACTTTGACttcatatttttcaaatatgagtCATCGTTAAAACCTAATTTCTTCAATCCTCTTTAAGTCAACAACTATGACAGTAATATTGTCTCGGCTATTACGTCCAAAAGCAAGGCGAGTAAGCAATGTTGCTGCTGATGCACTTTGGGAGGGGAAAAACGTTGACCTCTCCTCCTCGTCATTTGCACGCTCCACCGGAGGACTGTTTTCTCTCAAACACTCTCTAGCGACCTCACACACCATCTCGTTCGACATAACATCCCACAAACCATCACTCCCCAAGACCAACAATTCATCATCTTCTGGCTCTCTACTCGTGAAGGTAACTTCGGGCTCAGGTATAACAAAGGGCCTCAAAAAACTATCTCCTATAGCACGAGACATTGCAAGGATTCCTTCCACTCGAGCTCCATGGGAGTAAATTACTCTACCCCCTAATGCCTCAATCCTTGCCAATTCATCTGGTCGATTGGGCTGTCACCAAGTACAAATAGAATTATATATGTTCTTGAATTAATTTATGGGAAAGCTAAGctcacattatattatattatattatttaatatgatgTCCAATGTGTGTACGTTCACGTGATTGTACGAATACCTAGAAGTTGTACTACGGAAAAACAAGTGGAGATAGATGCTATCATGCATGGATAGATTTTGACCATCCATTTCTAACTTCTAAAAGTCAGAAGTGCTTAGGTGGAATTTCTGAATAAATTGCAATAATTTGGACACGTGTTTGTTTAGTTAAGGCAAGTGTCACTGTGTATCTGCATGGAAAACGTACGAGGTGGTTTGTGGTTACCTTGTGATCAACCGACAGCGGAACCGCTCTCCCACGGCGGCTGAGGACGGCGCGTGAGTCTCCGCAATTAGCCACGACGATGTGTTCATCCGTCAGAACCACCACCACGGCGGTGGAGCCGATGAGCCCCGCCTTCTTATGACTCCCAGTCCCACAGCTGTTCCCCACTATCACGTCCATCCGTCGGAAACAGTTCTTCATCGCCGTCACCCACGCGTCTTTCAGCGCCGCCGCCTCCGCCGCACCGAAACTGTTCGTCACGCGTGCCAGTTCTTCCTCTAGTAACGCGTGCATACGCTCCCTACACAGGGAAGACACCTGAAATGCAAGTAATTAAGAAACTGTGTTTAATTTACATATACATTTCATAGAAAAACAAATTACTTGAGCACCGCCATGTCCGTCGAAAACGGAGAAGTAATGGAGAGGGCGGCGGCGGTTGATCTGCGGGCTGCAAAGGTTGGGACGAACACAAAGCGCATCTTCCATCTCACGTGACCGTCCGGAGATGGAAACGGCTCCTACCACCGGTGCCGTCATTACTTGGGTAATCGCCGGCGACGAAGGGTCAGCCATGATTTCCGATGAGAACGAACTAGTAGCTGCAATAA of Ipomoea triloba cultivar NCNSP0323 chromosome 3, ASM357664v1 contains these proteins:
- the LOC116012444 gene encoding receptor-like serine/threonine-protein kinase At4g25390 — translated: MPSRDLPSSPLLWAPPPLVHRHTHNLTAPLAGGIAAAAAAASLLILFALCFRKISLKTDSDSDSRPPYRFSYSVLRRATSKLDPSLRLGQGGFGSVYSGTLKIPGSKSDLPVAVKVMDSGSLQGEREFQNELFFAGKMDSKYIVSVVGFSSDHRRGRRMMMVYELMANGSLQDCLLHRKCSELKNWESRFSIALDIAKGLEYLHHFCDPPVIHGDIKPSNVLLDTNFNAKIGDFGLAKVKTEDRVEIEVKKEQTLVEDNNGSVIEEFHGGLDQLPETPVVSPETVAAMASPSEGFDKTSVSEGNFDRFSVESGKISDKKSGVKKKKKGNDWWWKQDIVEAESGPVKDYVMEWIGNEIKEERPTSEWIGASSSAGVEGKTEKKKKKNKKKQKRFDWWVSLDDDKTAKQEQRRPAREWWKEEYCEELARKKKGSTSDDCHSDYWARDDELYGDRKNKKMSRSRSRRSSKSSIDWWLDGVSSELWRARRNSFDSGSGEIAKSGVSSTPSLRGTVCYVAPEYGVCGDLSEKCDVYSYGVVLLVLIAGRRPLQVTSSPLSEFRRANLLSWSRHLARAGKLLDLVDQSLELVNQEQALLCITVALHCLQKSPARRPSMKEVVGMLSGDLEPPQLPTELSPSPPSHSKYKPHKKRISGDI
- the LOC116012933 gene encoding probable protein phosphatase 2C 75, which encodes MADPSSPAITQVMTAPVVGAVSISGRSREMEDALCVRPNLCSPQINRRRPLHYFSVFDGHGGAQVSSLCRERMHALLEEELARVTNSFGAAEAAALKDAWVTAMKNCFRRMDVIVGNSCGTGSHKKAGLIGSTAVVVVLTDEHIVVANCGDSRAVLSRRGRAVPLSVDHKPNRPDELARIEALGGRVIYSHGARVEGILAMSRAIGDSFLRPFVIPEPEVTFTSREPEDDELLVLGSDGLWDVMSNEMVCEVARECLRENSPPVERANDEEERSTFFPSQSASAATLLTRLAFGRNSRDNITVIVVDLKRIEEIRF